The following are encoded together in the Drosophila biarmipes strain raj3 chromosome 3L, RU_DBia_V1.1, whole genome shotgun sequence genome:
- the LOC108027826 gene encoding cohesin subunit SA-2 translates to MSASRSDIEVNSTQSSEQIDLQAKEKSSSPNPEQSSEDSEEQAPLPTLLQCVLVKHVNHDELARRWVEFYMASHTYALVTLMEFLMEASGSLYKIPKDTAMPFPYEDILLQSSRHFRGASTYPMITRTAAVFGSRIVVFLEALLKAVHDIPIPLYNMFLEEVTGFVMTSSESSIRPFRHTSTMVGLKLMTLLPDLTSVDNDLLKKLWLRMFNCLFVNRHRDVVDDIRLLCIFELGVWFSKYPKCQLEPESLRYFFEALPDSSSLVRQCVLANISWLSHQEDLRPICLTMGREFRQLFMNLSVERESEIAEESLRILIDFHRSSPDILDEEDCKLIEEIILFANRGVAQAAAEFFVLRRRETEGAPFSQKIRHLLQFFIERCQHDHAGYLVDSFFDNCDMVTDWESIIKMLMEEQLPALSQAESSALIEILTKGVSQAVTGEIPQGRYTKDLKREPKAGAHEKATRLLAPVLPQLLRKYVDRPDDLANLLKLPQHFCHDYFRETNNRGQLEELMDEMDNLMFHQTSSRVLRSGAYTLSILYRMESSNLHIRQILNSAVTNYKIALRTWQEMYGLVTSASSSDSSKTSKSRSRRLLITLRLLSALYAHFNLSFGRLTESILSSLKRVVRERDMGRNSLPAEVVSLYLAAGYFSLSWDLNTFKKEALNNSNMEDSCAALKKHFEDYLFVTFGQVVNDNMPLAYGCLSFICDLFVLYGYHLLDNPHPLVRSLAYAPSVNEVEILDNFVLRHHFQRSPADLMNESFFPQLHDLRRSLSSYCKLVAFNVIPPMRAARIYQYYEKYYDPFGDVLRCSMELTIKVNAIHYGMTVFHTGLLLYKKIMDDNGGNSVRAAGSPEFLELISLATRLAETLSSHPYRNRNAMITLHKAGIMYAKESVPDQPTAAPKNLLFLRVMQMFVPQLLKQDKVKILELLQTIEQPALPSCNREEWEPLEGYRSALGASGRRGRSDVVVTT, encoded by the exons atgagTGCTTCAAGAAGTGATATAGAAGTTAATTCTACGCAGTCCTCGGAGCAGATTGATTTGCAGGCAAAAGAGAAGTCAAG TTCTCCAAATCCTGAGCAAAGCAGCGAGGATTCTGAGGAGCAGGCGCCACTCCCGACTCTTCTGCAGTGTGTGCTGGTCAAGCACGTGAACCATGATGAATTGGCCCGCCGATGGGTTGAGTTCTACATGGCTAGTCACACGTATGCCTTGGTTACTCTAATGGAGTTTTTGATGGAAGCGAGTGGAAGTCTCTACAAGATTCCAAAGGACACTGCAATGCCATTCCCCTACGAGGACATCCTGCTACAAAGCTCTCGGCACTTTCGTGGT GCCAGCACGTATCCTATGATAACGAGGACGGCCGCCGTATTTGGCAGCAGGATAGTAGTCTTTTTGGAGGCCCTTCTGAAGGCGGTCCATGACATACCCATTCCATTGTACAATATGTTTTTGGAGGAGGTGACGGGATTTGTGATGACCAGCTCGGAGTCCAGTATTCGTCCTTTTCGTCACACGAGCACCATGGTGG GTCTTAAATTGATGACCCTTTTGCCCGATCTCACATCCGTGGATAATGATCTACTAAAGAAACTGTGGCTGCGGATGTTTAACTGCCTGTTTGTAAATCGCCACCGGGACGTAGTGGACGACATAAGGTTGCTTTGTATCTTTGAACTGGGCGTGTGGTTCAGCAAGTACCCAAAGTGCCAGCTGGAGCCAGAGAGCCTACGTTACTTCTTCGAAGCTTTGCCCGATAGCTCCTCGCTGGTGAGGCAGTGCGTCTTGGCCAACATCTCGTGGCTCTCCCACCAGGAGGACCTTCGTCCCATCTGCTTGACAATGGGCCGTGAATTCCGGCAACTGTTCATGAACTTAAGCGTGGAAAGGGAAAGTGAAATAGCAGAAGAATCCCTGCGTATACTCATCGATTTCCATCGATCTTCTCCAGACATTCTGGATGAGGAAGATTGCAAGTTAATTGAAGAAATAATACTCTTTGCAAATCGAGGTGTAGCCCAGGCAGCGGCGGAATTCTTCGTCCTACGCAGAAGGGAAACAGAAGGagcaccattttcgcaaaaaatacGTCATCTGCTACAGTTTTTCATCGAGAGATGTCAGCATGATCATGCTGGCTATCTGGTGGATTCTTTTTTCGACAACTGCGACATGGTTACTGACTGGGAGTCCATAATAAAGATGCTGATGGAGGAACAGCTCCCAGCTCTTAGCCAAGCTGAGAGCTCCGCGTTGATTGAAATCCTGACCAAAGGCGTTAGCCAAGCAGTGACTGGTGAAATACCGCAGGGAAGATACACCAAAGATCTAAAGAGGGAGCCAAAGGCGGGAGCCCACGAGAAGGCCACCCGATTACTAGCACCTGTGCTGCCACAACTACTTCGAAAGTATGTCGACCGCCCAGACGATCTGGCAAATCTTCTCAAACTGCCTCAACACTTTTGTCACGATTACTTCCGGGAGACTAATAATCGGGGTCAACTTGAGGAACTCATGGACGAGATGGACAACCTTATGTTCCATCAAACGAGCAGCCGCGTGCTTCGCAGTGGAGCGTACACCCTGAGTATTCTTTACAGAATGGAATCCAGCAACCTGCACATACGGCAGATACTCAACAGCGCGGTGACCAACTATAAGATCGCACTGCGCACCTGGCAGGAGATGTATGGCCTGGTAACCTCCGCGTCTTCGTCGGACTCCTCCAAAACTTCGAAAAGCCGCTCCCGCCGACTGCTGATCACCTTGCGCTTGTTGTCCGCCCTGTACGCACACTTTAATCTCAGTTTCGGACGGCTGACCGAGTCGATTCTGTCCAGCCTTAAGAGAGTGGTCAGGGAACGGGATATGGGCAGAAATAGCCTGCCGGCGGAGGTAGTGTCTCTTTATCTGGCTGCTGGCTACTTTAGCCTCTCCTGGGACCTAAACACCTTCAAGAAAGAAGCCTTAAACAATTCAAACATGGAGGATTCTTGCGCCGCTCTCAAGAAGCACTTTGAGGACTATCTGTTTGTCACCTTTGGACAGGTCGTGAATGACAATATGCCGCTTGCTTATGGT TGTCTCTCATTCATCTGCGATCTGTTTGTGTTATATGGATACCACCTACTCGACAATCCCCATCCCTTAGTGCGTTCCCTTGCATACGCACCATCTGTAAATGAGGTGGAGATACTGGACAACTTCGTGTTACGACACCATTTTCAGCGGAGTCCTGCGGACCTTATGAATGAATCGTTCTTCCCTCAGCTGCATGACCTACGTCGCAGCCTGTCCAGCTACTGCAAACTGGTGGCCTTCAATGTGATTCCACCAATGCGCGCCGCCAGGATCTATCAGTACTATGAAAAG TACTACGATCCTTTTGGCGACGTTTTGAGATGTTCCATGGAACTCACCATCAAAGTCAATGCCATCCACTATGGTATGACAGTGTTCCACACCGGCCTGTTGCTATACAAGAAGATTATGGACGACAATGGCGGTAATAGTGTCAGGGCTGCCGGTTCCCCAGAGTTCCTCGAACTTATCAGCCTGGCCACTCGATTGGCGGAGACCCTTAGTTCCCATCCCTATAGGAATCGCAACGCCATGATAACTCTTCACAAAGCTGGAATTATGTACGCTAAGGAATCGGTTCCGGACCAACCCACCGCTGCCCCGAAGAATCTACTCTTCTTGAGGGTCATGCAGATGTTTGTGCCGCAGCTCCTAAAGCAGGACAAGGTCAAGATACTGGAGTTACTGCAGACCATTGAGCAGCCGGCGTTGCCTTCCTGCAACAGGGAGGAGTGGGAGCCTTTGGAAGGATATCGCTCCGCTTTGGGGGCTTCCGGTAGAAGGGGTCGTTCGGATGTTGTGGTGACCACCTAG
- the LOC108028406 gene encoding uncharacterized protein LOC108028406: MDTYERARKLQEEAGVPPGGVKRCCCNCRRKLDPYQLFDDNVEDIAKSLAQIMLICGISTAKSCAARSIIKRAFVYHERLRTSCPPNPAPGSRLNREDLLQALRLKCEMEPVEAMLTYAIIKRAFKAFYHGKPLVTISNPIVDAMAVHTQHAAWMHAAHKTARIFDNYKAAFFWAHKHYERQINLVYSALYQRMTARSDPLLVPGCPCKGCSKQEVPGHPKAGQKQVTKIKLSEGADLPEPCILCGLQVPRMEKDAKLKVKPPRPIINHEVNLPRCQQCNSPFLICECNIDQLTGEQFGECGQDSYKVKWYRLEEPVPISQPQAQSRGDDEQDTSYAEALEPPEDWDNHHCPIDCKHDSCSESSNVCHSTSSSESSGSDFATCEEGDEKEEDVVAKLEDYLNKLWAEEVAQKKNPSYVPRTIAPPGLKCLKCKD, from the coding sequence ATGGACACCTATGAGAGGGCCAGGAAACTCCAGGAGGAGGCGGGAGTTCCACCTGGCGGAGTCAAGCgatgctgctgcaactgcagaaGGAAGCTGGATCCCTACCAACTGTTCGATGACAATGTGGAGGACATAGCCAAGAGCCTGGCTCAGATAATGCTGATCTGCGGCATCAGCACGGCCAAATCCTGTGCTGCCAGGTCGATAATCAAGAGGGCCTTCGTTTACCACGAACGATTGAGGACCAGCTGTCCACCGAATCCCGCGCCAGGCAGTCGATTGAATCGGGAGGATCTGCTGCAGGCCCTGCGACTCAAGTGCGAGATGGAGCCCGTGGAGGCGATGCTCACCTATGCCATCATCAAGCGGGCCTTCAAGGCCTTCTACCATGGCAAGCCCCTGGTGACCATCAGCAATCCCATCGTGGACGCCATGGCGGTGCACACCCAGCATGCCGCCTGGATGCACGCTGCCCACAAGACGGCCAGGATCTTCGACAACTACAAGGCGGCCTTCTTCTGGGCCCACAAGCACTACGAGAGACAGATCAATCTGGTGTACAGTGCGCTCTACCAGCGGATGACCGCCAGATCGGATCCGCTCCTGGTGCCCGGTTGCCCCTGCAAGGGCTGCTCCAAGCAGGAGGTTCCCGGGCATCCCAAGGCGGGCCAAAAGCAGGTGACGAAGATCAAGCTGTCGGAGGGTGCAGACCTCCCGGAACCCTGCATCCTCTGTGGCCTGCAGGTGCCGCGAATGGAGAAGGATGCGAAGCTCAAGGTAAAGCCACCGCGACCCATCATCAACCACGAGGTCAATCTCCCCAGGTGTCAGCAGTGCAACTCGCCCTTCCTCATCTGCGAGTGCAACATCGACCAGTTGACGGGCGAGCAGTTCGGCGAATGTGGACAGGACTCCTACAAGGTGAAGTGGTATCGTCTGGAGGAACCAGTGCCCATTTCGCAACCCCAAGCCCAGTCGCGCGGCGACGACGAGCAGGACACTAGCTATGCGGAGGCTTTGGAACCGCCAGAGGATTGGGACAACCATCATTGCCCGATCGACTGCAAGCACGACTCCTGCAGCGAATCCTCGAACGTGTGTCACAGCACCTCCTCCTCGGAGTCCTCGGGCAGTGACTTTGCCACCTGCGAGGAGGGCGATGAGAAGGAGGAGGACGTGGTGGCCAAGTTGGAGGATTACCTCAACAAGCTGTGGGCCGAGGAGGTGGCTCAAAAGAAGAATCCCTCGTATGTGCCCAGGACCATTGCCCCACCTGGTTTGAAGTGTCTTAAGTGCAAGGATTAG
- the LOC108028369 gene encoding alpha-(1,3)-fucosyltransferase C gives MPIDRLRAMPVDKILSFRRNPDPQQLERQQTDGMEDVPRFLPNQFLKDEENKDDSRRMPDSDSINSEDAIRLPPPRRSPISMRNLQRELYSPNQCMNALKAVVAVVTVCMLFATIPLYRRQNRDKAQDLKMILLWNEPLAGGPAHMECGCLVTNQRNYNDKAFDAVVINADHPYSLVGLNATQHNPDYYLVYAAKQPMSQDLQPVSMLFNLTMTYRLDSQLIWTDYYFSYTNLARRLKWFRSPSRNFADDMPGSMIQRLEGEIKKKSALAMYLMYEVDGNSLPESLYLEELRKYADLDAHESCLGPDDCSHYYFMLIFEPTACPDYVPPQIYTAMDRYLVPVLIGGGNLTNQVPQHSYISSLHFATPKDLMDHLRNLADNPEEYKRYFWWHSLYKLRKTSQPYCALCYLVQQPLEKRQIPQGSSGLDFVNWWTKYQCPNRSTTFL, from the exons ATGCCCATAGATAGACTTCGGGCTATGCCAGTGGACAAGATCCTCAGCTTTCGGAGGAACCCCGATCCGCAGCAGCTGGAAAGGCAGCAGACTGATGGAATGGAGGATGTTCCCAGATTTCTACCAAACCAGTTCCTGAAGGATGAGGAAAACAAGGATGATAGTCGCCGGATGCCGGACAGCGATTCCATAAACTCTGAGGATGCCATCAGGCTGCCTCCTCCGCGGAGATCTCCCATCTCGATGAGAAATCTCCAGCGGGAGCTGTACTCACCCAATCAGTGTATGAATGCCCTGAAAGCTGTAGTGGCCGTGGTCACCGTTTGCATGCTCTTCGCCACGATTCCCCTATATCGTCGTCAGAATAGAGACAAGGCCCAAGATCTCAAGATGATCCTGCTGTGGAACGAGCCTCTGGCCGGCGGACCTGCCCACATGGAGTGCGGTTGCCTGGTCACCAATCAAAGGAACTATAACGACAAAGCTTTCGATGCGGTGGTCATCAATGCAGACCATCCTTATTCCCTTGTGGGCTTGAATGCCACCCAACATAATCCCGATTACTATCTGGTTTATGCCGCCAAGCAGCCAATGTCGCAGGATCTGCAGCCTGTTTCCATGCTGTTCAATTTGACCATGACCTATCGACTGGATTCCCAGCTCATCTGGACGGATTACTACTTCTCCTACACGAATCTGGCCAGGAGGCTCAAGTGGTTCCGTTCTCCCAGCAGGAACTTCGCCGATGATATGCCCGGTTCCATGATCCAACGTCTGGAGGgggaaataaagaaaaagtctGCGCTAGCTATGTATTTGATGTATGAGGTCGATGGGAATAGTCTGCCAGAGAGCTTGTATTTGGAGGAGCTGCGCAAGTATGCAGATCTCGATGCCCACGAAAGTTGCCTGGGTCCCGATGA CTGCAGTCACTATTATTTCATGCTAATCTTCGAACCCACCGCCTGCCCGGACTATGTGCCCCCGCAGATCTACACAGCCATGGATAGATATTTGGTGCCCGTTCTTATTGGAGGAGGAAATCTGACCAATCAGGTGCCGCAGCATTCTTATATAAGCAGCCTGCACTTTGCCACCCCAAAGGATCTAATGGATCACCTAAGGAACCTAGCAGATAACCCTGAGGAGTACAAGCGCTACTTCTGGTGGCACTCGCTCTACAAGCTGCGCAAAACCTCGCAACCCTACTGCGCCCTCTGCTATCTCGTCCAACAGCCTCTCGAGAAGCGCCAGATTCCTCAGGGATCCTCTGGCCTGGACTTCGTCAACTGGTGGACCAAATACCAGTGCCCCAACCGATCCACCACCTTCCTCTGA